One stretch of Clavelina lepadiformis chromosome 6, kaClaLepa1.1, whole genome shotgun sequence DNA includes these proteins:
- the LOC143462895 gene encoding glucosamine 6-phosphate N-acetyltransferase-like, giving the protein MGAADDTSDVVYAWDKNLLNDLSLDEYGIKLDEKYSWINPGEGLVIRPLSSQDFDKGFTDVLSQLTRLGDVSKEDFQKRFYEMKASGGYYTLVVEDTEADNGSGKIVGTGTLEVEQKFIHSCALRGRVEEVVIDKEYRGRKLGKLVLGLITVLSKKLACYKTTLECKVENIPFYGIFGYKEDPEKFMQLRFHD; this is encoded by the exons ATGGGTGCCGCAGATGACACATCCGATGTTGTTTATGCATGGGATAAGAATCTTCTTAATGATTTAAGTCTTGATGAATATGGCATAAAGCTGGATGAAAAGTATTCCTGGATCAATCCTGGTGAAGGTTTAGTTATTAGGCCGCTGTCCAGCCAAGACTTCGATAAAG GTTTCACTGATGTTTTAAGTCAACTAACTCGCCTTGGTGATGTTTCCAAAGAAGACTTTCAGA AACGATTTTATGAGATGAAAGCTAGTGGTGGTTATTACACACTAGTTGTAGAAGACACAGAAGCAGATAACGGAAGTGGAAAGATTGTTGGGACAGGGACATTAGAAGTGGAACAAAAATTCATTCACTCTTGTGCCTTG AGGGGTCGAGTTGAAGAAGTTGTTATTGATAAAGAATACAGAGGGAGAAAGCTTGGAAAGct GGTACTTGGACTAATCACTGTATTAAGCAAGAAGCTAGCTTGTTACAAAACCACACTGGAATGTAAAGTGGAGAACATACCTTTTTATGGGATATTTGGGTACAAGGAAGACCCTGAAAAGTTTATGCAACTAAGATTTCATGATTAA